One Gossypium hirsutum isolate 1008001.06 chromosome A11, Gossypium_hirsutum_v2.1, whole genome shotgun sequence genomic window carries:
- the LOC121210096 gene encoding uncharacterized protein, whose translation MAELVGPILDVFKFIGSKAGKYLKYQRKFVEYVGDFKQAQADLHAKEADIQQQLKDEHHFEKMPKQEVERWIKKLEEKLANAQHVEDNVGKGKYLRSCLGKLVDESTQAMKEVHAEGHFRGRLIFNDPSTIAVSLPTTELVGTANVREEIYQYLMGDNVRLIIMC comes from the coding sequence ATGGCTGAACTTGTTGGGCCAATTCTTGATGTTTTTAAGTTCATTGGCAGTAAAGCTGGCAAATATCTGAAATACCAAAGAAAATTCGTTGAATATGTTGGGGATTTCAAACAAGCACAAGCTGACTTGCATGCTAAGGAGGCAGACATTCAACAGCAATTGAAAGACGAGCATCACTTTGAGAAAATGCCAAAGCAAGAAGTCGAAAGATGGATCAAGAAGTTAGAGGAAAAGCTTGCTAATGCTCAACATGTCGAAGACAATGTTGGTAAAGGAAAATATCTTCGTTCTTGCTTGGGGAAACTTGTTGATGAATCCACTCAGGCAATGAAGGAAGTGCATGCCGAAGGTCATTTCCGCGGTCGGTTGATATTTAATGATCCTTCTACCATAGCGGTTAGCCTACCTACAACAGAGTTAGTTGGTACAGCTAAtgttagagaagaaatttatcAGTACTTAATGGGAGATAATGTTAGATTGATTATAATGTGTTAG